One genomic region from Spirulina subsalsa PCC 9445 encodes:
- a CDS encoding DMT family transporter, whose amino-acid sequence MGPLDKQPDFNHGDPNVAEDHLRQLTAELEHLKQNILLQLSQEIDQLQNRKTRLLAETEQLELQRQEQLSQQQELAKQLAPALAEQVLQNLQSHLSQNSLDNAGQWSNGNLGQYNQQSYRLIASLDETLRATFRTLQQDLSSYQSSLSQQLGQMYSLEQQGEIILDALVNRLREQLQTQDPVVSPPAPIPPRFETARGPERVQDRAVAVELPSLDLPTLPPESPPPVAEMPPVLPKPPVAPPPAKKKVSISQLQLGFILVLLSSLALSLQNVVIRVILSPSTIFGWREIGGFITPGFGNSLLILFLRMVVVVPCMAILAQVLYPSSWSDIRRYLQSKDWAGFSQMIACGFFLFASSAFIYMALGDLSPGVALTLFFIFPVVTVILSWLFFGERPSVVRSAASLTVFAGVVILQLPSGGGAVRLSTFGIVMAILSGVTFALHVLLIQACMKKIHPIPFSVVNFFVIFVFTLVSLPLLLYLPLPEVVKIDIDPGMWVNLLISGLVLGGLTLLSYLANNIGISYIGAARASIFGATGPAFTSLMAAGIIGATLTFNQWIGMAVVTAGVLAQNLERFFKKPPAPKVEDQKEG is encoded by the coding sequence ATGGGGCCACTGGATAAACAACCGGATTTCAACCACGGCGATCCGAACGTCGCAGAAGATCATTTACGGCAACTGACGGCAGAATTGGAACATCTTAAGCAAAATATCTTGCTTCAGTTGTCCCAAGAAATTGACCAACTGCAAAACCGGAAAACCCGACTCTTGGCCGAAACCGAGCAACTAGAATTGCAACGGCAAGAGCAACTGAGTCAACAACAAGAGTTAGCCAAACAACTGGCTCCAGCTTTAGCGGAGCAGGTTTTACAGAACCTCCAAAGCCATTTAAGCCAAAACTCGTTAGACAACGCGGGTCAATGGTCTAATGGCAATTTAGGTCAATACAATCAACAAAGCTATCGCCTAATTGCCTCTTTAGATGAAACGTTAAGAGCAACTTTTCGCACTCTGCAACAAGACCTTAGTAGTTATCAGAGTTCGTTGTCTCAGCAGTTGGGACAGATGTATAGCTTAGAGCAACAAGGGGAAATTATTCTAGATGCCTTGGTCAACCGTTTGCGGGAACAACTGCAAACCCAAGATCCGGTAGTCTCTCCCCCGGCACCGATACCGCCCAGATTTGAGACGGCAAGGGGGCCTGAGCGAGTCCAAGATCGGGCGGTTGCGGTGGAGTTGCCGAGCTTAGATTTGCCGACCTTGCCCCCGGAATCCCCTCCCCCGGTTGCCGAAATGCCCCCGGTGCTGCCCAAACCTCCCGTTGCGCCCCCTCCTGCTAAGAAAAAGGTTTCTATTTCTCAGTTGCAGTTAGGGTTTATTTTGGTCTTGCTGTCCTCCTTGGCCTTGTCTTTACAGAATGTGGTCATTCGGGTTATTCTCTCGCCTTCGACCATTTTCGGCTGGCGGGAAATTGGCGGGTTTATTACGCCGGGTTTTGGCAATTCCTTGTTGATTCTGTTTTTGCGGATGGTGGTGGTGGTGCCTTGTATGGCAATTTTGGCGCAAGTTCTCTATCCCAGTAGTTGGTCGGATATCCGTCGTTATTTGCAGTCGAAGGACTGGGCGGGTTTTAGCCAAATGATCGCCTGTGGGTTCTTCCTCTTTGCTTCTTCGGCCTTTATTTACATGGCTTTGGGGGATTTATCGCCGGGGGTAGCCCTGACGTTGTTCTTTATCTTCCCGGTGGTGACGGTTATCCTGAGTTGGCTGTTTTTCGGGGAACGGCCGTCTGTGGTGCGTAGTGCTGCGTCGTTGACGGTGTTTGCTGGGGTGGTTATTCTTCAGTTGCCGTCGGGGGGAGGCGCGGTGAGACTCTCGACATTTGGGATTGTGATGGCGATTCTTTCTGGGGTGACGTTTGCTCTCCATGTGCTGTTAATTCAGGCTTGTATGAAGAAGATTCACCCGATCCCGTTTAGTGTGGTGAATTTCTTTGTGATTTTTGTCTTTACGTTGGTGAGTTTGCCTTTGTTGCTCTATTTACCGTTGCCGGAGGTGGTGAAGATTGATATTGACCCGGGAATGTGGGTGAATTTACTCATTAGTGGTCTGGTGTTGGGGGGCCTAACATTGTTGAGCTACTTGGCGAATAATATCGGGATTAGCTACATTGGCGCGGCACGGGCTTCAATTTTTGGGGCAACGGGTCCGGCGTTTACGTCGTTAATGGCGGCGGGGATTATTGGGGCAACGTTGACGTTTAATCAGTGGATTGGGATGGCCGTTGTGACGGCTGGGGTGTTGGCGCAGAATTTGGAGCGCTTTTTCAAGAAACCTCCGGCTCCAAAGGTGGAAGATCAAAAAGAGGGTTAA
- the psbB gene encoding photosystem II chlorophyll-binding protein CP47, translated as MGLPWYRVHTVVLNDPGRLISVHLMHTALVAGWAGSMALYELAVFDPGDPELNPMWRQGMFVLPFMSRLGVTSSWGGWNVTGEAYTDPGFWSFEGVAIAHIVLSGLLFLAACWHWVYWDLELFRDPRTGDPALDLPKMFGIHLFLSGLLCFGFGAFHLTGLFGPGMWISDPYGITGHVQPVAPEWGPAGFNPFNPGGVVAHHIAAGIVGIIAGLFHLTVRPPERLYRALRMGNIETVLSSSIAAVFFAAFVVAGTMWYGSATTPIELFGPTRYQWDQGYFQQEISRRVEASIADGATPEEAWAEIPEKLAFYDYIGNSPAKGGLFRVGSMVSGDGIAKGWLGHPVFKDSEGRVLEVRRMPNFFETFPIVLTDSDGVVRADIPFRRAESRYSIEQAGVTVSMYGGALNGTTLTDPQEVKKIARKAQLGEPFDFDRETLGSDGVFRTSTRGWFTFGHAVFALLFFFGHIWHGSRTLYRDVFAGIDADIEEQVEWGIFQKLGDTTTRVKKEGTV; from the coding sequence ATGGGACTACCTTGGTACAGAGTCCATACAGTCGTCCTGAATGATCCAGGCCGTCTGATTTCCGTTCACCTGATGCACACGGCTCTGGTGGCAGGTTGGGCGGGTTCTATGGCACTATACGAACTTGCCGTATTCGATCCCGGTGATCCCGAGTTAAACCCCATGTGGCGACAAGGGATGTTTGTACTTCCCTTTATGTCTCGCTTGGGTGTCACCTCCTCTTGGGGGGGGTGGAATGTAACAGGTGAAGCTTACACCGATCCCGGTTTTTGGTCTTTTGAAGGAGTGGCGATCGCCCACATCGTTCTCTCCGGTCTGTTATTCTTAGCCGCTTGTTGGCACTGGGTTTATTGGGATCTCGAACTCTTCAGAGATCCCCGCACGGGAGATCCCGCTTTGGATCTGCCCAAAATGTTTGGCATTCACCTGTTCTTATCTGGTTTACTCTGCTTCGGTTTCGGGGCATTCCACCTCACCGGACTCTTCGGACCGGGGATGTGGATTTCTGACCCCTACGGCATCACAGGTCATGTTCAACCCGTTGCCCCAGAGTGGGGGCCAGCTGGCTTTAACCCCTTTAATCCGGGGGGAGTCGTAGCTCACCACATCGCGGCGGGGATTGTGGGGATTATTGCCGGTCTATTCCACCTGACCGTTCGTCCCCCCGAACGCTTGTACCGAGCTTTGCGGATGGGGAACATCGAAACCGTTCTATCCAGCAGTATCGCCGCCGTGTTCTTTGCGGCCTTTGTGGTAGCCGGAACCATGTGGTATGGCAGCGCCACCACCCCCATCGAACTGTTCGGACCCACCCGTTATCAGTGGGACCAAGGCTATTTCCAACAAGAAATTAGCCGTCGAGTCGAGGCCAGCATTGCTGATGGCGCAACCCCCGAAGAAGCTTGGGCAGAAATTCCCGAAAAATTGGCTTTCTATGACTACATCGGCAATAGCCCCGCCAAAGGGGGTTTATTCCGGGTTGGTTCAATGGTCAGTGGGGATGGGATTGCTAAAGGTTGGCTGGGTCATCCCGTGTTTAAAGACAGCGAAGGTCGCGTTTTAGAAGTGCGTCGGATGCCCAACTTCTTTGAAACCTTCCCCATCGTTCTCACTGACTCCGATGGTGTGGTACGCGCCGACATTCCTTTCCGTCGCGCTGAGTCTCGTTACAGTATTGAACAAGCCGGTGTCACTGTTAGTATGTATGGCGGAGCCTTAAACGGCACCACCTTGACGGATCCCCAAGAAGTGAAGAAAATCGCTCGGAAAGCCCAATTGGGTGAACCCTTCGATTTTGACCGGGAAACCCTCGGGTCTGACGGGGTATTCCGCACCTCTACTCGCGGTTGGTTTACCTTTGGTCATGCCGTCTTCGCGCTGTTGTTCTTCTTTGGCCACATTTGGCACGGCTCCCGCACCCTCTACCGGGATGTATTCGCCGGGATTGATGCCGACATCGAGGAACAAGTGGAATGGGGTATATTCCAGAAATTGGGTGACACCACAACTCGGGTGAAGAAAGAAGGCACCGTTTAA
- a CDS encoding photosystem II reaction center protein T: MESVAYILVLACGIAVLFFAIAFREPPRIEK, from the coding sequence ATGGAAAGTGTTGCTTACATTTTGGTTTTGGCTTGTGGGATCGCCGTTCTTTTCTTTGCGATCGCCTTCCGTGAACCGCCTCGTATTGAAAAGTAA
- the nrdR gene encoding transcriptional regulator NrdR yields MQCPLCQHTESRVLESRSAESEQSVRRRRECLNCKHRFTTYERIEFAPITVMKRDGSRELFDRSKLLRGIVRACEKTGIPNSRLETLVDEIETKLQQRISRETTSREIGELALHYLKEENEVAYVRFASVYRQFQGIKDFIETLNHLQTQMEHPPRDENWDYPPSHEASEVMASS; encoded by the coding sequence ATGCAATGTCCCCTCTGTCAACATACTGAAAGTCGGGTGTTAGAGTCCCGTTCTGCCGAAAGCGAACAAAGTGTGCGGCGACGGCGGGAATGCCTCAACTGTAAACATCGGTTTACCACCTACGAACGCATTGAATTTGCGCCCATTACCGTCATGAAACGGGATGGCAGTCGAGAACTTTTTGACCGTTCTAAACTCCTACGCGGCATTGTGCGAGCTTGTGAGAAAACCGGGATTCCCAACAGCCGTTTAGAAACCTTGGTTGATGAAATTGAAACCAAACTTCAACAACGGATTAGTCGGGAAACCACCAGCCGCGAAATTGGGGAACTCGCCCTGCACTACCTTAAAGAGGAAAACGAAGTGGCCTATGTTCGTTTCGCTTCCGTCTATCGTCAATTTCAAGGGATTAAAGACTTTATCGAAACCCTCAATCATCTACAAACTCAGATGGAACACCCCCCCCGGGATGAAAACTGGGACTATCCCCCCTCTCATGAAGCCTCCGAAGTCATGGCCTCTTCGTGA
- the pnuC gene encoding nicotinamide riboside transporter PnuC: MLWSSRIDRLDRLWLAFLLVIGGIVSAYLATSLFDATVLLSGILCVGLIAIGRRAGYLIGLYNSLSYSVLAYNNGLYGEVYLNLLFFVPTGVIGYVLWYRHTQQDKTVEMRELTGRQWWAIASLCLVCTVGLGFLLGLNPRQNTPFIDATTNVLSIVATFLMMWRYKEQWLLYILLNIITIGMWFLRFRAGGAAGDLMIFMWLLFLLNALFGYWRWHLGTRRSSLGTSGVSIKEGKCDGV; encoded by the coding sequence ATGCTTTGGTCATCACGAATTGATCGTCTCGACCGCCTATGGCTGGCGTTTCTGTTGGTTATTGGGGGAATCGTGAGTGCCTATCTAGCAACGAGCCTCTTCGATGCCACAGTCCTCCTATCCGGCATTCTCTGCGTTGGTCTGATCGCCATTGGTCGCCGTGCAGGATACCTGATTGGCCTCTACAACAGCCTTTCCTACTCTGTTTTAGCCTACAATAACGGACTCTACGGAGAAGTCTATCTCAACCTCCTTTTCTTCGTCCCAACGGGTGTGATCGGTTATGTGCTGTGGTATCGCCACACTCAGCAAGATAAAACCGTGGAAATGAGAGAACTGACCGGGCGGCAGTGGTGGGCGATCGCATCCCTCTGCTTGGTTTGCACCGTGGGACTGGGATTCCTCCTCGGTCTAAATCCTCGCCAGAATACGCCTTTCATTGATGCTACTACCAATGTGCTGTCCATCGTGGCGACCTTCTTAATGATGTGGCGCTACAAAGAGCAGTGGTTACTCTACATCCTCCTCAACATTATCACCATTGGGATGTGGTTTCTGCGCTTTAGAGCCGGGGGCGCGGCAGGAGACTTGATGATCTTCATGTGGTTGCTATTTCTGCTCAATGCTCTGTTTGGGTATTGGCGTTGGCATCTAGGCACAAGGCGATCAAGCCTAGGGACCTCCGGTGTAAGCATCAAGGAGGGCAAATGCGACGGGGTTTAA
- a CDS encoding AAA family ATPase, with protein sequence MRRGLTLGKFAPFHRGHQMLVETALGEVDELVVMVYATDVINVPLQVRAGWIQKLYPTIQIIEAWDGPESYGDTPEICREQENYILKKLNGLQITHFYSSEFYGDHVSQALGAIDRRIDEARASVPISGTALRQDYFGGRQYLHPLVYADLITKVCFMGAPSTGKTTLARTLAQQHHTVWMPEYGAEYWLKHQVNRRITLDQFEAIAPEHNSQEDALTQQARQYLFCDTSPITTYVFAKDYHGTVSPLLTQLARAAEKRYDLFFLCDTDIPYADTWDRSGDQKRQWFQKQIQGDLAERRVPFFRVSGTLEERVLQVNDILGQYRKFGNVLDVQHKPLCST encoded by the coding sequence ATGCGACGGGGTTTAACACTGGGCAAATTCGCCCCCTTTCACCGGGGACATCAGATGCTTGTGGAAACCGCCCTAGGTGAGGTGGATGAATTGGTCGTCATGGTTTATGCTACCGACGTGATCAATGTGCCGCTTCAAGTGCGCGCCGGATGGATTCAAAAACTGTACCCAACGATCCAGATCATTGAGGCATGGGATGGCCCAGAAAGCTATGGTGACACGCCGGAAATCTGTCGTGAACAGGAAAACTACATTCTCAAAAAGCTGAATGGTCTACAGATTACCCATTTCTACTCCAGCGAGTTCTATGGCGACCACGTTAGCCAAGCTCTCGGCGCGATTGACCGTAGGATCGATGAAGCACGCGCCTCTGTACCCATCAGTGGAACCGCTCTCCGCCAGGACTACTTTGGGGGTCGGCAATACCTCCACCCTCTGGTCTATGCCGACCTGATCACCAAGGTCTGCTTCATGGGCGCACCTTCAACTGGCAAAACAACCCTCGCCCGAACCCTCGCCCAACAGCACCATACAGTCTGGATGCCGGAATACGGCGCAGAGTATTGGCTAAAACACCAGGTTAATCGGCGCATCACTCTGGATCAGTTTGAGGCGATCGCCCCAGAGCACAACAGTCAAGAAGATGCACTCACCCAGCAAGCCCGTCAGTACCTCTTTTGTGACACCAGCCCCATCACAACCTATGTCTTCGCCAAAGATTACCATGGCACAGTCAGCCCGCTTTTGACCCAACTGGCACGGGCCGCAGAGAAACGCTACGACTTGTTTTTCCTCTGCGACACCGATATTCCCTATGCAGACACTTGGGATCGCAGTGGAGATCAGAAGCGGCAATGGTTTCAGAAGCAGATCCAAGGGGATTTAGCTGAAAGACGAGTGCCATTTTTCAGGGTTAGCGGAACTCTGGAGGAACGAGTCTTACAAGTCAATGACATCCTGGGACAGTATCGCAAATTTGGCAATGTTCTTGATGTTCAACATAAGCCCCTCTGCTCAACATGA
- a CDS encoding 30S ribosomal protein S1, translating to MVSQQTTASYNQKKDIGFTHDDFAALLDKYDYHFSPGDIVAGTVFSMEPRGALIDIGAKTAAYIPIQEMSINRVDDPSEVLQPDETREFFILTDENEDGQLTLSIRRIEYLRAWERVRQLQAEDATVRSNVFATNRGGALVRIEGLRGFIPGSHISTRQAKEDLVGQDLPLKFLEVDEDRNRLVLSHRRALVERKMNGLQVGEVVTGMVRGIKPYGAFIDIGGVSGLLHISEISHDHIDTPHSVFAVNDELKVMIIDLDAERGRISLSTKQLEPEAGDMLRNKELVFEKAEEMAQKYRQKLLQQQQGIDPSELEFADETSEAVEELETEDVSAVEEEEVAVGVSEG from the coding sequence ATGGTCAGTCAACAAACAACCGCTAGTTATAATCAGAAAAAAGACATTGGTTTCACCCACGACGATTTTGCCGCCTTACTAGATAAATACGACTATCACTTTAGTCCGGGGGATATAGTAGCCGGGACTGTATTTAGTATGGAACCCAGAGGCGCTCTGATCGATATTGGCGCAAAAACGGCCGCCTATATTCCCATACAAGAAATGTCGATCAACCGCGTGGATGATCCCAGTGAGGTCTTACAGCCGGATGAAACGCGGGAGTTTTTCATTTTGACTGATGAGAACGAGGATGGACAGTTAACCCTTTCCATTCGTCGCATTGAGTATTTACGGGCTTGGGAACGGGTGCGCCAACTGCAAGCTGAAGATGCAACGGTTCGCTCTAATGTATTCGCCACAAACCGAGGGGGGGCATTAGTTCGCATTGAAGGGCTGCGGGGCTTTATTCCGGGTTCTCATATTAGCACTCGTCAGGCCAAAGAGGATTTAGTGGGCCAAGATTTGCCCCTGAAGTTCTTAGAAGTAGACGAAGATCGGAATCGTTTAGTGTTGAGTCATCGTCGTGCTTTAGTGGAACGGAAGATGAACGGGCTGCAAGTGGGCGAAGTGGTCACGGGGATGGTGCGTGGGATCAAGCCCTACGGTGCCTTTATCGATATTGGCGGGGTGAGTGGTCTGCTACACATCTCGGAAATTTCCCACGACCATATCGACACGCCTCATAGTGTCTTTGCGGTGAATGATGAACTGAAGGTCATGATCATTGACTTAGATGCTGAACGGGGTCGGATTTCCCTGTCTACCAAGCAGTTGGAACCCGAAGCGGGGGATATGTTGCGCAATAAAGAGTTAGTCTTTGAGAAAGCGGAGGAGATGGCTCAGAAGTATCGCCAGAAACTGCTGCAACAACAGCAAGGGATTGATCCCTCAGAACTAGAGTTTGCGGATGAAACTTCCGAGGCTGTAGAAGAGCTTGAGACGGAGGACGTTTCCGCTGTTGAAGAGGAAGAAGTGGCTGTGGGTGTGAGTGAAGGGTAA
- the ctpB gene encoding carboxyl-terminal processing protease CtpB: MNYQAKLRSQFTRLSSRLLTYGALATLVATSVVTVGLTSTVKAALEDSPKIVIDEVWQIVNNEFVGRNFDQAAWQRKRQELLSRDYSSQGEAYKAIRQALRDLGDPYTRFLDPKEFEELTSQTTGELSGIGVRLTLDEKTNALTVVDPVDNSPAKAAGIQAGDRILQIDGQSTALMSVEQASELIRGEQGTDITLQLNRPGRGLFEVTLTRAQVEVPVLHSSLKQEGEVKVGYLKLDEFSSHAAEQMRKAIDRLEGEGVNAFVLDLRGNPGGLLFSSVDIARMWMETGTIVRTVDRKGGDRAYSANRTAITNLPLVVLVDGYSASASEILAGALKDNGRAVIVGSRTFGKGTVQSVHSLSDRSGLAVTISRYYPPSGVNISQNGITPDVPLDLTGDQVRLLRSNPSFWGTSRDPQYRQAISVLQSNVGRKPVLPPSLLPAPLSSRQDGKPAID; encoded by the coding sequence ATGAACTATCAAGCCAAATTGAGATCCCAATTCACCCGTTTATCCTCCCGTCTCCTCACTTATGGTGCGCTCGCCACTTTGGTTGCAACTTCTGTGGTTACGGTTGGTCTAACGTCAACTGTCAAAGCGGCTTTAGAAGATAGCCCAAAAATTGTCATTGATGAAGTTTGGCAAATTGTCAATAACGAGTTTGTCGGTCGTAACTTTGACCAAGCCGCCTGGCAACGGAAACGGCAAGAATTGTTAAGTCGTGATTATAGTTCCCAAGGGGAGGCCTATAAGGCGATTCGTCAAGCCTTACGAGACTTGGGCGATCCTTATACGCGCTTTTTAGATCCCAAAGAATTTGAGGAGTTAACCAGTCAAACGACCGGGGAGTTGTCTGGAATTGGTGTGCGTTTAACTTTAGATGAAAAAACCAATGCTTTAACGGTCGTGGATCCGGTGGACAATTCTCCGGCTAAGGCGGCAGGAATCCAAGCAGGCGATCGCATTTTACAAATTGATGGTCAGTCTACAGCCTTAATGAGCGTTGAACAGGCCAGTGAGTTAATTCGCGGGGAACAAGGCACCGACATCACCCTCCAACTCAATCGACCGGGACGAGGCCTGTTTGAGGTGACATTAACTCGCGCTCAAGTAGAAGTTCCCGTTTTGCACTCCTCCCTCAAACAGGAAGGGGAGGTCAAAGTCGGCTACTTGAAACTGGATGAATTTAGCTCCCACGCGGCCGAACAAATGAGAAAGGCCATCGACCGTTTAGAAGGAGAAGGAGTCAACGCCTTTGTCTTAGACCTGCGCGGCAACCCCGGCGGGTTATTATTCTCTAGTGTCGATATTGCCCGGATGTGGATGGAAACCGGAACCATTGTCCGCACCGTAGACCGCAAAGGAGGCGATCGCGCCTATTCTGCCAATCGCACCGCCATCACGAATCTCCCCCTCGTGGTTTTGGTCGATGGCTATTCCGCTAGTGCCAGTGAGATTCTAGCCGGAGCCTTGAAAGACAACGGACGAGCGGTCATTGTCGGCAGTCGCACCTTCGGCAAAGGCACCGTACAATCTGTTCATAGTCTCTCCGATCGTTCCGGGTTAGCTGTTACCATCTCCCGTTACTATCCCCCTAGTGGCGTAAATATCAGTCAAAACGGTATTACCCCTGATGTTCCCTTAGACCTCACCGGGGATCAAGTCCGTCTCTTGCGCTCTAATCCCAGTTTCTGGGGAACCAGTCGGGATCCCCAATACCGTCAAGCCATTTCTGTCTTACAAAGCAATGTCGGTCGTAAGCCCGTTTTACCCCCCTCTCTTCTTCCCGCCCCTCTGAGCAGTCGTCAGGACGGAAAACCCGCCATCGACTAA
- a CDS encoding NUDIX hydrolase — translation MNSSLIPVAVALLYQPGRFLMQLRDDLPTILYPGYWAFFGGHLEPGETPAEGLKRELWEEIRYTLTHDPYKFGCYSDQRVIRHVFALPLTVSLTDLQLCEGQDWGLLSLADIERGACFSSKANSVRPISPLHRQILLDFIGESSEDWSKYSPNP, via the coding sequence ATGAATTCGTCTTTGATCCCCGTTGCCGTTGCCTTGCTCTACCAACCCGGGCGTTTCTTGATGCAGCTACGGGATGACCTCCCCACCATTCTTTACCCCGGATATTGGGCGTTTTTTGGCGGCCATCTTGAACCAGGAGAAACACCAGCCGAAGGATTAAAACGGGAGTTATGGGAAGAAATTCGTTATACTTTAACCCATGACCCCTACAAATTCGGTTGTTATTCTGATCAACGGGTCATTCGTCATGTTTTTGCCCTTCCCCTTACTGTTTCCCTAACCGATTTGCAATTGTGTGAAGGGCAAGACTGGGGGCTATTGAGTTTAGCAGATATTGAACGAGGAGCGTGTTTTTCCTCAAAAGCTAATTCAGTACGACCCATTAGCCCTCTTCACCGTCAAATTTTGTTAGATTTTATAGGAGAGAGTTCTGAGGATTGGTCAAAATATTCCCCAAATCCCTAA
- the folD gene encoding bifunctional methylenetetrahydrofolate dehydrogenase/methenyltetrahydrofolate cyclohydrolase FolD, giving the protein MAQLLDGKTLAQKIQEDLKAKIPDWVDKQGRPPGLAVLMVGDNPASAAYVRNKERACEKIGMASFGKHFPSDTTQETLSEAIAQLNQDERVDGILVQLPLPKHLDDVTLLHQIHPDKDADGLHPLNLGRLLRGEDGLRSCTPAGVMEILKAYDLSVAGKKAVVVGRSILVGKPLALMLLAEHATVTMAHSRTPDLASVTREADVLVAAVGKPNLITAEMVKPGAVVIDVGINSVLNEETGKKRLVGDVDFANVVNVAGAITPVPGGVGPMTVTMLLQNTFLSYCRKLGVN; this is encoded by the coding sequence ATGGCTCAACTTTTAGATGGTAAAACCCTAGCCCAAAAAATTCAGGAGGATCTGAAAGCGAAAATCCCGGACTGGGTAGACAAACAGGGTAGACCTCCGGGTTTAGCGGTGTTGATGGTGGGGGATAATCCCGCCAGCGCCGCTTACGTTCGTAATAAAGAGCGGGCTTGTGAGAAAATCGGCATGGCCTCCTTTGGTAAGCATTTCCCCAGCGATACGACTCAGGAAACCCTCAGCGAGGCGATCGCACAATTGAACCAAGATGAACGGGTAGACGGCATCCTGGTTCAGCTTCCCCTGCCGAAACATCTCGACGATGTGACCCTGTTGCACCAAATCCACCCCGACAAAGATGCAGATGGCCTCCATCCCCTCAACCTAGGGCGACTCCTGCGCGGAGAAGACGGACTACGCAGTTGCACCCCGGCGGGCGTGATGGAAATCCTGAAAGCCTATGATTTAAGTGTAGCCGGGAAAAAAGCCGTTGTGGTGGGTCGGAGTATTTTGGTGGGCAAACCCTTAGCCTTAATGCTGTTGGCGGAACACGCCACCGTTACAATGGCGCACTCCCGCACCCCCGATTTAGCCTCTGTTACACGCGAAGCCGATGTTTTAGTGGCGGCTGTCGGTAAACCCAATTTAATCACCGCCGAGATGGTAAAACCCGGCGCTGTGGTAATTGATGTGGGGATTAACTCCGTGCTGAATGAGGAGACGGGGAAAAAGCGTTTAGTGGGTGATGTGGACTTTGCCAATGTGGTCAATGTGGCCGGAGCCATTACCCCTGTGCCGGGAGGCGTCGGACCAATGACGGTGACAATGTTGTTACAGAATACCTTTTTGAGTTATTGCCGTAAGTTGGGCGTTAATTAG
- a CDS encoding Uma2 family endonuclease, protein MYDLPSEEVGEPGLPDQFHPLQAELLRLTFQPGNYDPEQVFSAMDLNVYYDENHTRRYKRPDWFGVVGVPRLYENRDLRLSYVVWQEGVSPSLVVELLSPSTQDQDLGQVEGGADGTPTKWEVYEQILSVPYYVVYDRTMGGFRGFELERGATAESPRYVEVELRENRWWLEGLELGVGLWQGTYENVNRLWLRFYGSSGDWIPTPTEQERRARESAEQREARERQARESAEQREARERRARESAEQREARERRAREAAEEQAERFRRLLMENGINPDEI, encoded by the coding sequence ATGTACGATCTACCCAGTGAAGAAGTAGGAGAACCGGGTTTGCCCGACCAATTCCACCCCCTACAAGCCGAATTACTGCGTCTGACATTTCAACCGGGCAATTACGACCCAGAACAGGTTTTTTCGGCAATGGATCTCAATGTTTATTACGATGAGAACCACACCAGACGATATAAACGCCCCGACTGGTTTGGGGTGGTGGGAGTGCCTCGCTTATACGAAAATCGAGACTTGCGCTTAAGTTATGTGGTGTGGCAAGAAGGAGTTAGTCCTTCTCTGGTAGTGGAATTATTATCCCCAAGTACCCAAGATCAGGATTTAGGACAAGTGGAAGGGGGGGCGGATGGAACACCGACCAAATGGGAGGTGTATGAGCAGATTCTGAGTGTCCCCTACTATGTAGTATATGACCGGACGATGGGGGGGTTTCGAGGGTTTGAATTAGAAAGGGGAGCAACAGCCGAATCCCCTCGCTATGTGGAAGTAGAACTAAGGGAGAATCGCTGGTGGTTGGAGGGATTGGAATTAGGAGTGGGTTTGTGGCAAGGGACTTATGAGAATGTGAATCGTTTATGGTTACGTTTCTATGGGAGTTCGGGGGATTGGATTCCTACGCCGACGGAACAGGAAAGACGGGCTAGAGAGTCCGCCGAACAACGGGAAGCACGGGAACGGCAAGCTAGAGAGTCCGCCGAACAACGGGAAGCACGGGAACGACGGGCTAGAGAGTCCGCCGAACAACGGGAAGCACGGGAACGACGGGCTAGAGAAGCAGCAGAAGAACAAGCGGAACGTTTCCGACGCTTACTCATGGAAAACGGGATTAATCCCGATGAAATTTAA